In Terriglobus aquaticus, the genomic window TTGGCAAGGCCATACGCAAAGCCACCCAGGGACAGCAGACCGGTGATGCAGGCCCAGTAGAACATGGGCCGCTGCAGGCCTGGCGAGTAGGTCAGGTCCTGCCCGACCCAGAGCGTGAGCAGGGTGGTGATGATGGCCGCCTGGAATCCGATCACCAGCCCGAGTTGACCACGGCGCCGGCGCGCATCCAGAGCTTCGACCTCCGCTGGGGTCAGGTTACGTTCTTGCACGGGCAGGCGAAGGTTAGCCATTGGGTCAGGAATCCTTTCAACGTCAGAGTACAACAGCGGGTGCAACTCACGCACGGTGTTCGCACAAGGATAGATGCAGTTGCCGGCCGATGTGGGGCTGGTCGTGAGCTCGTCAGTCCAGGAAGGCCATGGTCTTGATGCCGGCGATCTCGAAGCGCTTGCGGCAACGGATGTTGGTGCAGTTGGCGGTGTCGTCGCGCAGCACCATGTAGCTTTGCGCCTTGGCAAAGCGAGCGCGATCGCGGTCGTCGGCGCGGTTGGGCACCTGCTTCTTTTTGCGGCGGACGAGCCAGTTCAGAGCGTATTCCCCGGCCACGCCGCACTTGGTACACGTGAGCTGGTGCTTGCGCTGCTCTGTCTTTTCGTCGAAGAATTCGCGCTCTTCCATGGGCGTACAGCCCTCCCTGCAACATCTTATTCCCGGCGCGGGGTGCGCCAATGCGAAGCTAGGAGCAGGAACACACCATGAAGCGCCGACCGAAGATCTTTTCTGTCACCAAAGCCGTGAAAAGCAACGCGCGGGACCGCGTGGGTATGCCGCGTCCGGGGACGGCCCTGCCGGATGAGAAGACCAAGGCGGAGCACCGCGCGAGGAAGCACAAGGTGACGCTGAACAGACTCTTGCAGGAGAACGGAACTGAATCGTAGGGAGATTGCCGGAACGTGTCCCGGTAGGCGGCGCACCGTGCTCACAGGCGGACAGCAAGCGCAACGCTCATCGCTTCTGCTTCAAAACAGCTCAGGAGCCTACCAGATACGCCGGACATGGAATGCGTCGAGAGCTTCGTCGATGCTGAGGAGCGGGATGTCTGCGGCAAGCGAGGTCGCGGCGATGATGCGATCGAACGGGTCGCGATGATCCGCGACGAGACGCCCGGCACGAAGCGCGATCGCGGCACTCACCGGGACTGACGAAATGCCGGCTGCAACGAGAAGAGCTTCGTAATCGGCGTGAAGCTTCTCGCCGGATGGCAACTTGCCCAGACGGACTTTGTTCGCTAGCTCGAAAGCGCTGATGGCGGACACAAGCAGGGCGTTGGCCTCATCCGCGATGAGCGTCCGGGCACGCGCGCTAAGCTTGTCAGGAAATTCGATTGCCCAGATCAGAACATGCGTGTCGAGGAGGTAGGTCAAGCCCCACCTTCCCAGAGCACCAACTCCTCTTCGGGCAGAGGGTCCCAGAATGAGTCTGAAAATGTATACCCAGGATCTGCGATCAGGCCGAGCCGGCGAACCTTCGGCTGCTTGACTGGCTCGATGCGGGCGACCGGCGTTTTTTCGCGTCCGGAGGTGATGATGATTTCTTCGCCAGCTTGCGCCTTTTGAACGAGTTCTGAAAGGCGAGTTTTTGCTTCGAACATTGTCACCGTCATGAACGCCCTCCTAAGCTGCTAAGCTAGCTTAGCAGGATGGACAAGGAGCGGGATGAGTCAGAGCGCGATTCTGTTGGTGTTTGAGTTTGTAGCGCTCATCTTTGCGTTCTCCATCCATGAGGCTGCACACGCTTGGATGGCTTCGCGGTGCGGCGACCAGACGGCGCGCATGCTGGGCCGGGTGACCCTGAACCCGGTGCGGCACCTGGATCCTCTTGGGTCGGTGCTGCTGCCGCTGATCGCGGCGTTTACGCACCTGCCCCTGATTGGCTGGGCCAAGCCGACGCCCGTGGTTGGGCGCAACCTGCGGAATTACAAGCGGGACGACATCCTGGTGACGCTCGCGGGGCCGGGCGTGAACCTGCTGGTGGCGCTGGTAGCGCTGCTGATGATGGTGGTGGTCAAGCACTTCATCCCGGGTGGGGCTGAGGCCGTGGGCGCGTCGGTCACGCTGGCGTTGTTTGGCGGGGAGGACCGGCCGTCGGGATTGCTCTTCCCGCTGGTGCTGCTGCTGTTTTGCAGCATGCTGGTGAACCTGGGACTGGCGGTGTTCAATGTGATCCCGATACCGCCGCTGGATGGATCGCGCGTGCTGCGGCACTTTCTGCCGTACCACTGGCAAGAGAACTACGACCGCATTGGCGGGTACAGCCTGTTGCTGCTGATGCTGGTGGGCGGCCGGCTGATGAGCGTGCTGTTTACGCCGGTGCTGGGCACGTTTTTGAGCATGCTGATCAGCATGTAGCGCCGGGTCTGGCTTCTGTTTCCGCTACCATCTTGGTTGATGGAAACGAATACGAAGCGTCGCGTTCTGAGCGGCATGCGCCCGACCGGGCGGCTGCACCTGGGCAACTACATGGGTGCGCTGTACAACTGGGTGCGGTTGCAGCGGGAGTACTCCTGCTACTTCTTCATCGCCGACATTCATGCGCTGACGACGGATTACGCCGACCCGGGCGACATCCGGTCGAAGTCGTTTGAGGTGGCGTTGGACTTCCTGGGTGCCGGCCTCGATCCGGAGCAGTGCGTCATCTTTCGGCAAAGCGCGGTCCCGGCGCACTCCGAGCTGTACACGCTGTTTGGGATGATCACGCCGCTGGGCTGGCTGGAGCGCGTGCCGACGTACAAGGACCAGCAGGAGCAGCTTCGCGAAAAGGAACTGAACACGCACGGCTTCCTTGGCTATCCGCTGCTGCAGTCGGCGGACATTCTGCTGTACAAGCCTGACTTTGTGCCGGTGGGGCAGGACCAGGTGTCGCACGTGGAGCTGACACGCGAAGTGGCGCGCCGGTTCAACCAGTTGTACAGCTCTGCCGTGACGCCCGAGGTGGCTGCAGCGGCCAGCGACAAGGAGCGGATGAAGGCGGAGATCAGCGAGAACGTGATCGAGACCGAGCTGCTGCCAGAGCCGAAGGTCTTGCTGACGCCATCGCCGAAGCTGCCGGGGTTGGACGGCCGCAAGATGTCGAAGAGCTATGGGAACACGATCGGGCTGACGGACTCCGCGGAAGAGTTGAAGAAGAAGCTGCGGCCCATGGTCACGGATCCGGCGCGGGTGCGGCGGACCGATCCCGGCGACCCGGACAAGTGCCCGGTGGGCGATCTGCACAAGGTATTCAGCACGCCGGAGACGCTGGCGAAGGTGTACGACGGCTGCCGTAATGCGACGATCGGCTGCATCGAGTGCAAGGGCTGGTGTGCGGATTCGATTCTGCGGGAGATTGAGCCCATTGCCGAGCGGCGGCGCGGATTCGAGGCGCAACCCGCGCTGGTGCAGGACATTTTGACAACGGGAGCGGCGAAGGCGAGAGAGCAAGCGGACGCGACCATGGCCGAGGTGCGGGCCGCGATGGGCCTGTAATCGCTCGTTTCGATTGAGAACAGGAGCCGCGTTGCTGTCGGGACGCGGCTTCGTTGCATCTGACCATGTCGAACAGGAGCGATGCGATGAGTGATGTGTTTCCGAACGATCCGAAGCCGGTGCCGAACGATCCCGATGTGATTCCCGCAACGGACGCGGACCGCCGTCACGACTCGAACCTGGCGCCGCAGGGGCCGATGCAGACGGATATGCCAACGAATAACAAGTGGACGCCTGAGGGCGACCATGAGCCGGTCCCGAATATTCCGCCCTCCGCGACGGATCCGTACTAGGGCGGGACGCGGTCGCCGGCCGGAGCGAATCTGAGCGGGCCGGGATCTTCGGGCTGAGGGAGAAGCTGCGATTCTCTTCACATCCGGCATAGCGGGCCGCGATAATGGAACGGTCGATGCCCGAGCCGAACGTTCAAGACATCCCGGAGCAGAGCCAGCCGGATACCGCCGAGACTCCGGTCGCGTCCGCACCCCTCGTGCTGGAGCACCCGGCGCCTGCGCCGCCCAAACCTGTGCCGGCCCGGAAGAAAAAAGAGGACGCGAAGGAAGAGCTTTCGCAGTCGCCTTTCTCGATCACCGTCGGGCAGGTGTATGACGGGCCGATGGACCTATTGCTGGACCTGATTCGCAAGCAGGACATCGACATTTACGACATCCCGATTGCGAAAATTACGGCGCAGTTCCTGGCGTATACCGAGCAACTAAAGCAGCAGGATGTGGACTCGGCGGGCGACTTCATCTACACGGCTTCCCTGCTGATCCACATCAAGAGCAAGATGCTGTTGCCTCGCGAGGCCTCGCTGATTGCGAGCGGCGATGCGGAGGATCCACGGCGCGAACTGGTGGAGCGCCTGCTGGAGCACGAGCGCTTCAAGGCTGCCGCGCAGATGCTGCTGCAGAAGCAGCAGATTGAGGATGCAACCTGGACCAACCCCGGAGCGAAGGAGTTCACGCGCGTCGATGAGGGCGAGCGCGAGATCGCCGCGGACACAACGGACCTGGTTCGCGTATTCCAGGAGATCCTGGAGCGGATCCGCAAGCGGCCCGTGCTGAACGTGAACGAAGAGACGGTCACCGTGGCGCAGATGCTGGAGTACACCAAGCGCCGCCTGATGCTGGAAGATCGCCCGACCAGCCTGCGCAAACTGCTGCAGAACACGCACTCGCAACAGGCTTTGATTTGCATGTTCCTGGCGATGCTGGAACTGGTGCGACTGCAGGCCATTCTGCTGCGGCAAGGTCACAAGTTCGGCGACATCGTGATCAAGAAAACCGAGAACTTCGACGAAGTCCTGGCGCACCAGGAGCGCATGCGCGACGACTGGCGCTGAGCCTGGTCAGGCGGCCAGCTTGTCCTCTACGACCTGCTTCACTTCGCCTGGCGTTCTAAGATTCGGAAAGCTGTCGCGGAAGGTATTCGGGAGCCAGATGCCCTCATCGAGGAGAGGAAAGAAGAGCTCGTACCCAATTCCCGAAATCTCAATGTTGGAGAGAGCAGCGTCCGAGGCAGCCTCGAAGCCGCGGTAGTGAAGCGGATCCAGCGCGATCTCCAGTCCTGTCGAAAGCTTCACGATGATACGTCGCCAGTTCTGATCGAAGCGCACGTCCGTGGCACTGGGATAGCAGCCGGTCTCGTCCTCCCACCGCTGCTCCGCAGCCCGAAGTTCCTCTTCGGCGATCTCCGCACTCATTGGTGTACCTCTTTCCAAGCTTCGCATAAGACTTCGACATTGGCTTCGATGAAGTTCTGCACGCGAGACAGCACCTGACCCGCCATGTGCTTCCGGGCGCGTAAACTGGCCCGCCGTTCAGCACAGTGCAACCAGAATGAAGCAGACTGGCTTCCGTCAGTCGCATGCACATGCGGTGGCCCATGATCGTCGGTATAGATCATGATGCGGAATGCTCCGAAGCGGAGAATGGTGGGCATGACTAGACGCGGCCGGCGAACTCGCGGGTCTCGGTGGAGATCTTGATGCGCTCGCCCTGTTTGACGAAGGGTGGGACGCGGAGGGTCATGCCGGTTTCGACCTTGGCGGCTTTGGTGCCGCTGCCGCTGGAGAAGTCGCCGCGGGCGGCTGGTTCGGTTTCGGTCACTTCGAGCTCGACGAAGATGGGGAGCTGCAGAGCGATGGGATTGCCGTTGTACTTGTGCATTTGCAGCATGAGACCTTCGGTGAGGAAGTCCGTTGCGTCGCCGACCTTGGCTTCGTCGAGCGTGAGTGTCTCGTAGCTTTCCTGGTCCATGAAGTGGTAGCCGTCGCCGTCGTTGTAGAGGAATGACGCTGGCACGAGCGAGACGTCCGGCTCTTTGAACTTGTCATTAGCTTTGAAGGTCTTGTCGAAGACGGCGCCGGTGATCAGGTTGCGCATCTTCAGGCGAACCAGCGTCTGGCCGCCGCGCGCGGTGGGCGTGCTTACGTCGGACTCCATGCAGACGTAGGGCGCGTCTTCGAACTCGAAGACCATCTTGCGCTTGATTTCGATTGCTTCCAGAAGTGCTGCCATGGTGTTCGCCTCCGTTCGCCCGAGGCGAATCATTAGCAGTATAGGCAGAGGCGCTGCCGGGAAGAAGCGATCAGGCGTGGTCGAGCAGGGCTCGATAGATCTGCTCTGTCTCTTCGTTCCAGCAGCAGAAGATGACCTGCTCGACGCCGCTGTCCGGCAGGTGCTCGCGCACGGTGGTCACGGCGATGTGCGCGGCGCGGTCGGGTGGGAAGTGGTAGATGCCGGTTGCGATGGCCGGAAAGGCGATGGACTTGCAGGCGTGCTTGCGGGCGAGCTGCATGCTGCGGCGATAGCAGCCGGCGAGCAGATCGTCTTCACCTTTAGTGCCGCCCTTCCACCGTGGGCCGACGGCGTGGAAGACCCACTTTGCCGGAAGCTTGAAGCCGGGCGTGGCTTTCGCATCACCCGTGGCGCAGCCGCCCAACAGCTCGCACGCGGCGAGCAGCTCTTTGCCGGCGGCGCGGTGGATGGCGCCGTCGACACCGCCGCCACCGAGGAGCGACTGGTTGGCCGCGTTCACGATCGCATCGACGTGCAGTTTCGTGATGTCGCCGCGGTGGATGAGCAGTTCGGCCATGTGCGGTTGGATGCGGTGCGATGCGCGTGCTGCAGGTTACGAGAGCTGCGCGCGTTTGATCGTCTTGCGGAAATCGAGGCCGTTCATCTCAACGGTGAGGCACATCTCCTGGATGCGCGAGAAGATGCGTTCGCCGACGCGGTCGCCCAGCGTCTCGCCGGATTTGCTGTCCCCACGCACCATGGCGGAGTGCTCATTGGGATAGTTGGTGGTGATGATGGTGGTACGGCGATCGTTGTACCGCGTGTTCAGGATGTGCTCGACCATTTCGCCGGTCCAGTCGGATCGCTTTTCGCGACCGAGTTCGTCCAGCACCAGAACGTCGGCCTGGAAGACGGGCGCGAGCACCTCGTACTCCGACTCGGAAGAGCGCTCGTTGTAGCTGTTCTGAATCGCCTTGAGCAAGGAGCGGTGGTCGTAGAAGAGGCCGACGGCGTTGTGCTCGGTAATGAGGGCGCGAAGCGTTGCGACCGCAAGATGGGTTTTGCCGGTGCCGATGCCACCGGTGATGAGCAGGCCGGTGCCGTCGTGGTCGGTGGACCAGCCGTCCACAAAACGGCGCAGCAGCATGGGCGCCATGCCGATGGAAGGGCTGCGGCCGGGGTAGCTGGTGAACGTCTCAAAGGTGCTGCTTTCGTGCCGGATGGGTATGTTGGCCTTTTCCATGGCGCGAAGGCCGCGCAGGTAGGAGCGGCAGACGCATGGCTCGGCGTAGCGGCGGCCCTGCTCGTCCTCCACGACGCGCATGCCCATGCCTTCGCAGATCTTGCACTTCTCTTCTTTGAGAGATCGAAGTAATGGGTCCATGGTCGCCTACTGGGCAATGGCTTGCCATTCAGCTTGCCGCTGAGCCGGACCTGGAAGGAGCAGCCAGCGAGCGAAGCAGATTGGCGAACTCTACCGCGTCATTCCGACGCGGCGTGCTTCTTCAGTATCGCAGGGCAGGCGATGTGGACGGGTGTGTGAAAACGGGAGCGGCTTGAGAGGCAGGAGGACTAGCGGGCGGTAAGGGCGGGAGCGTCGCCGGAGTCGGCGGTCAGGGTGATGGCCTGTTCCACGGCATTGGCGCGCTGGGCACGCTGGTGCTGCAGAACCATGGCGCCGTCCAGCAGAAGGGCGATCGCGATCATTGCTTTGACCATGCGCATGATGTTTGCCTCCTTTGCAACCGTTGGATCAGTCTGCTCCCCGGGCTAAGCACGTGCAATGGGAAAGATTTACGTGATTCCAGCACAAACCGCCTGCGAAGCGATCTGCCCTGAAGGTGGGATCGGGGGTGGCACATTGCCCTGCGGCGGGCGAACCGGTAGACTGGATCGAACGCGTAGTCGCTGCATCTGATATGCAGGACCTTCGCGGCCCGTGCGACAGGACGATCGATGTGGCGTGAGTTGGACCGCTGCAAGCGAACCGCACAGAAACCACAGGATTGCGAGACATCCGATGCCTAAGCAGGGAATTCACCCGAACTACAACGACACCACCGTCAAGTGCGCGTGCGGCAACAGCTTCCAGACCCGGTCGACCCACAAGGGCGACATCGTTCTGGAAATCTGCTCGGCTTGCCACCCGTTCTTCACGGGCAAGCAGAAGCTGATCGACACCGCCGGCCGTATCGAGCGCTTCAAGCGCAAGTACGCCGGTAAGGATGCCGCGACGGCGACCAAGTAAGCGGTTCCAAACGAGCCTGGAAAGCCCTCGCAGTCTGCGGGGGCTTTCTGTTGCACCATAGTGAGAGGCGCATGAAGAAGCACTGGGAAGAATGCGGGACTGCAGTTCTGGAGCGACCGGCCACGGCGGATGCCGCAGTTCCGGCCGAGTTCCACATTGGCCCGGTGCGGATTGCGCCCGCCACCGTGCTGGCTCCCATGGCGGGCGTGACCGACACGGTGTTCCGCCGCTTCATCAAGAACGCTTCCCTGTTCTCTGCTGCGTCCTCTGCCAACGTGAACGCTAATGTGGACACCGTCACGACGAATCAGCAGTCAGGCTGCGGCCTGATCATGACGGAATTCACGAGCGCCGACGGCCTGAGCCGCATGCGCGAGGTGAAACGCAAGCGCTACCTGACCTATTACGACGACGAGCACCCGATCAGCGCGCAACTGTTTGGATCGAATCCTGAAACGCTGGCCGACTCGGCGCGCATCTGCCAGGATGCCGGCTTCGACATTGTCGACCTGAACCTGGGCTGCCCGGCAAAGCGCGTGGTGAGTTGCAACGGCGGCAGCGGCCTGCTGCGTGACCTGCCGCACATCCAGACCATCTTCGAGAAGGTGCGTGCGGCGGTCACGATTCCTTTTACGGTCAAGTTCCGCATGGGTTGGTCGGACTCACAGATTGTGTGCGTTCCGCTGGCGAAAATGGCCGAGGACTGCGGCCTAAATGCAGTGGCATTGCACGCCCGCACGCGCGAGCAGGGCTACACCGGCGTTGCGCGTTGGGAGTGGATTGCGGCGGTCAAGGATGCAGTGAAGATCCCGGTGATTGGCAATGGCGACGTGCGCACGCCGGAGGACGCGGCGGCGATGGTTGCCGCGACCGCCTGCGATGCGGTGATGATCGGCCGCGCAGCTCCGGCGAATCCATGGATCTTCCGGCAAATCGCGGAGTACACGAGCAGCCGAGCGGCAACCGGCGTGGGCACGTATACGGTGGCGACGGAAGAGGATCGGCATGGCATGATCCGCACGTACTTCCGCATGCTGCTGGACGAGTTGGAGCAGGAGCACCCAGAGATCGACGTGCCGGAGCTGCCGAACTTCGAGTCGCTGAGCGTGGCCGAAAAGGACGCGCACAACCACCTGCGCCGGCTGAAGCGCGACCGCGAAAGCGCGCGCCGCGACGGCATGGGAAAGATGAAGCAGTTTGCGAGCTGGTTCACGCATGGCGTGGTGGGCGGTGGAGCGTTGCGCAAGGCGATCTTTGAAGCGAAGCGCGGCGATGAGGTGATGGCGGCGGTAGATCGCTTCTTTGCGACCCGCATGGAGGACCGCCTGCACGGCGAGGCGGCGCCCGAGCCGGCGTTTGCAGACGTGGGCGACAGCTAGAGCGTGCGTCCTATGCCGCGCGTGCATCGTAGCCTGTAGAGCGCACGTCGCGCGCACAGGAGATCGCAAATGCCGCTAGCCACGCAGTATGTTCCCAACGGGAACCG contains:
- the rpmE gene encoding 50S ribosomal protein L31, yielding MPKQGIHPNYNDTTVKCACGNSFQTRSTHKGDIVLEICSACHPFFTGKQKLIDTAGRIERFKRKYAGKDAATATK
- a CDS encoding DUF4160 domain-containing protein, whose amino-acid sequence is MPTILRFGAFRIMIYTDDHGPPHVHATDGSQSASFWLHCAERRASLRARKHMAGQVLSRVQNFIEANVEVLCEAWKEVHQ
- a CDS encoding type II toxin-antitoxin system VapC family toxin is translated as MTYLLDTHVLIWAIEFPDKLSARARTLIADEANALLVSAISAFELANKVRLGKLPSGEKLHADYEALLVAAGISSVPVSAAIALRAGRLVADHRDPFDRIIAATSLAADIPLLSIDEALDAFHVRRIW
- a CDS encoding DUF2442 domain-containing protein, giving the protein MSAEIAEEELRAAEQRWEDETGCYPSATDVRFDQNWRRIIVKLSTGLEIALDPLHYRGFEAASDAALSNIEISGIGYELFFPLLDEGIWLPNTFRDSFPNLRTPGEVKQVVEDKLAA
- a CDS encoding type II toxin-antitoxin system Phd/YefM family antitoxin; protein product: MTVTMFEAKTRLSELVQKAQAGEEIIITSGREKTPVARIEPVKQPKVRRLGLIADPGYTFSDSFWDPLPEEELVLWEGGA
- a CDS encoding O-acetyl-ADP-ribose deacetylase, translated to MAELLIHRGDITKLHVDAIVNAANQSLLGGGGVDGAIHRAAGKELLAACELLGGCATGDAKATPGFKLPAKWVFHAVGPRWKGGTKGEDDLLAGCYRRSMQLARKHACKSIAFPAIATGIYHFPPDRAAHIAVTTVREHLPDSGVEQVIFCCWNEETEQIYRALLDHA
- the trpS gene encoding tryptophan--tRNA ligase, which produces METNTKRRVLSGMRPTGRLHLGNYMGALYNWVRLQREYSCYFFIADIHALTTDYADPGDIRSKSFEVALDFLGAGLDPEQCVIFRQSAVPAHSELYTLFGMITPLGWLERVPTYKDQQEQLREKELNTHGFLGYPLLQSADILLYKPDFVPVGQDQVSHVELTREVARRFNQLYSSAVTPEVAAAASDKERMKAEISENVIETELLPEPKVLLTPSPKLPGLDGRKMSKSYGNTIGLTDSAEELKKKLRPMVTDPARVRRTDPGDPDKCPVGDLHKVFSTPETLAKVYDGCRNATIGCIECKGWCADSILREIEPIAERRRGFEAQPALVQDILTTGAAKAREQADATMAEVRAAMGL
- a CDS encoding tRNA dihydrouridine synthase — translated: MKKHWEECGTAVLERPATADAAVPAEFHIGPVRIAPATVLAPMAGVTDTVFRRFIKNASLFSAASSANVNANVDTVTTNQQSGCGLIMTEFTSADGLSRMREVKRKRYLTYYDDEHPISAQLFGSNPETLADSARICQDAGFDIVDLNLGCPAKRVVSCNGGSGLLRDLPHIQTIFEKVRAAVTIPFTVKFRMGWSDSQIVCVPLAKMAEDCGLNAVALHARTREQGYTGVARWEWIAAVKDAVKIPVIGNGDVRTPEDAAAMVAATACDAVMIGRAAPANPWIFRQIAEYTSSRAATGVGTYTVATEEDRHGMIRTYFRMLLDELEQEHPEIDVPELPNFESLSVAEKDAHNHLRRLKRDRESARRDGMGKMKQFASWFTHGVVGGGALRKAIFEAKRGDEVMAAVDRFFATRMEDRLHGEAAPEPAFADVGDS
- a CDS encoding segregation and condensation protein A — encoded protein: MPEPNVQDIPEQSQPDTAETPVASAPLVLEHPAPAPPKPVPARKKKEDAKEELSQSPFSITVGQVYDGPMDLLLDLIRKQDIDIYDIPIAKITAQFLAYTEQLKQQDVDSAGDFIYTASLLIHIKSKMLLPREASLIASGDAEDPRRELVERLLEHERFKAAAQMLLQKQQIEDATWTNPGAKEFTRVDEGEREIAADTTDLVRVFQEILERIRKRPVLNVNEETVTVAQMLEYTKRRLMLEDRPTSLRKLLQNTHSQQALICMFLAMLELVRLQAILLRQGHKFGDIVIKKTENFDEVLAHQERMRDDWR
- a CDS encoding site-2 protease family protein — encoded protein: MSQSAILLVFEFVALIFAFSIHEAAHAWMASRCGDQTARMLGRVTLNPVRHLDPLGSVLLPLIAAFTHLPLIGWAKPTPVVGRNLRNYKRDDILVTLAGPGVNLLVALVALLMMVVVKHFIPGGAEAVGASVTLALFGGEDRPSGLLFPLVLLLFCSMLVNLGLAVFNVIPIPPLDGSRVLRHFLPYHWQENYDRIGGYSLLLLMLVGGRLMSVLFTPVLGTFLSMLISM
- a CDS encoding ATP-binding protein, which encodes MDPLLRSLKEEKCKICEGMGMRVVEDEQGRRYAEPCVCRSYLRGLRAMEKANIPIRHESSTFETFTSYPGRSPSIGMAPMLLRRFVDGWSTDHDGTGLLITGGIGTGKTHLAVATLRALITEHNAVGLFYDHRSLLKAIQNSYNERSSESEYEVLAPVFQADVLVLDELGREKRSDWTGEMVEHILNTRYNDRRTTIITTNYPNEHSAMVRGDSKSGETLGDRVGERIFSRIQEMCLTVEMNGLDFRKTIKRAQLS
- the efp gene encoding elongation factor P: MAALLEAIEIKRKMVFEFEDAPYVCMESDVSTPTARGGQTLVRLKMRNLITGAVFDKTFKANDKFKEPDVSLVPASFLYNDGDGYHFMDQESYETLTLDEAKVGDATDFLTEGLMLQMHKYNGNPIALQLPIFVELEVTETEPAARGDFSSGSGTKAAKVETGMTLRVPPFVKQGERIKISTETREFAGRV